The window TAAAGATACGTTGGCTTCACCCGAATTCTATTAATTAAAAACCTTCTTTTTACTTCAAATCTAAGTCTACGTCTGTTTTGAGGCGTTTATGGAGTGTTTCAAAAGACGCTCCCCAATGCCTCTCCTCTGTGTGAGGATCGCGCTGTTCAGCAGGCACGACAGTCTCATCATAGCCGAAAGCAAGGTAACCGATGCCGAAGAGTAACAAACAGACGAGGAGTAGATTAATCATTAGGAAACGCATTTTTTTTCTCCTTATTAGAATAGGACTTGCATTTGAATTTGCAAGTGGCAATTTTGCTAAAATTTTACATCCGTTGATTTAAGTGACGCACTTTAGATGTCAAAAGGGTGCATTATTTTCAAAACGGGTGTTGAAACCAGATGAATTCAATTTGAAAGAATGGAGAGATAGAAGATGCATTCTCCGAACCTCTCAGTTTTTGCATTTTTTCTCCTTTTGCCTACCTATATAGAGTCCGTTCCGGTAAAAAAGATAGTAAAAAAGTGAAGTTGTTGTTACTACAAACGAGTTCTAAAACAGTTGCATTTTTTTATTTAAAATTTTCAGAATATACAAACGTCCAGATGGTTCGTTTACTGTTCACGTTCTCTATTACTTAAAGACGAAAACTCGATCAGAAAACGTGCATTATGTGCAAAAAATGAAAAAACTGGATTTTTTAGGTGGTGTTTTGTGAGGCAATTTCGGGCATCCTATAAACAGTCGATTGCGTAAATCTCAGAAGGATAATTATAGGGTTGTTGCTAAAGGACGTTTTAGGAAGATTCTCGCAAACTTTTTTCGTGGGAATTAAAGCAATAGACGCGATTGATCTCTGCAAGCGAGAACAATCGCGCCTTTTATGCGTCAGAAGCGTTCGCAAAACGCACCTCTGGTAGGTTATGTGGTGGAAATACTAACGAAATCTAAAATGCACGGATCACCTTAGCAACTAAACGTTGTTTGAATTCCAGGGCGTTTGGATCGCCGAGGATGATGAAAAAGTCGGTGCCAGCGTAACCTGAGCGGCGCAGCGCGAAGTAGATATTGGTGCTGTCTACTTGCCAGATTAAACGACTCCCAAGGCTTAAAGCCGGACTGAAGTCATACGTGAGCGTTAGAATCTGTTGGTAACGACGCTCGAAATGCCACTGGATTTGGGAGGTCAACCCAGCGGTGAAGCCGTAAGCACGCAGATTCAGATTTCCACTAATGCTATAAAACCGCTCACCTGCCTGTTCACCCCAGTCATAGCTGACACTGAAGTTGTTAAAGCGATCCGTGGCACGAGCCCCTAAACTGATGCTGAACAACGAGTCTGAGAATTCTTTAAATTGACCACCGTTCCAGAAAACAGAAAGCGAGTAGTCATTGTGTGTCAGGAGTTGTGAGGAGAGCCTGATATCGCGGCTGAAGACCTCACCTTGGTATGTGTTCGCAACGTCGGTATGGGCAAAGAGGGTAAGACTGCGGACAACCCCTTCACGCCACTCGTTTTTGAACATAGTAGTGAGGTTGACACCGCGGTAGCCTGTGAATGGATGATAACCGAGATTGTTCACGAAATCTGGATCTACAAAAAAGGCTCTTGATGTCGCTTGAATGAGGCGACCGTTGTAACTCAAACCGATGCCCCCTGTTCTTCCATCTGACGCCTCCGTCCAACTTTGGGTGAGATCACCGAATGCTGAAAATCTTCCGCGTCGCGCGTTACCTGATACAGAACCTACGTTGTTCGACGAATTACCTTGTTTGTGGTGTGATAGGAACGCAGCACCAATTTTAGATGTCGCAGTAAGGGATTGGGAGGCACTAAGGATAAAGTTTTGGTTGTTTTTATGGTACGTACCTAAGGTGCCAACTGAGGTATTTTTCCCCAGTTTCCCAAAGAGTTTAAGCCCGCTGTCCATATCCTCTATCCGCCGCGAGTAGAAAAGCTGCCCAACGTTGTAGACATTACCACCTTCGGAGAAGAAGGGACGGCGGTCGGGTACGTAGCGTTCACCGTAGGAGAAATCTATACCTTCTACGGCTTGTTCAATGTTGTCAAAATCGGGATTGGCTGTGCCGATGAGCCGTAACTGCGGTGTAACCTCATAACGGAGGTCCGCCCCCGCGCGGGCAGTATACGCCTTGTTTGTTGTTTCCTTGTCGCTGTATCCACCAACGAGATACGGCAAAACCTTCAACTCCCGTTGTCGCGGTGGAGGCAGGACATCGACCCAGTGTCCATCGTTCTCGCGAAACTCATTCACCCCCAAATTACACCACCATGAGCGTTCTCCGGTGC of the Candidatus Poribacteria bacterium genome contains:
- a CDS encoding DUF5916 domain-containing protein; this translates as MKTNLLIITVLTLTICSQLTAVSNDPTVKKDLTTVKTDQPPTIDGVLDDTCWQDAPQATGFTDERTEKPAKNQSVGRLVYTDKAIYVGLHLYDDMPDKIVARQTKDQTRFQGEDWVSFSLDPFHTHQFADRNFFMANALGTKYAHLATGRAEKSEWIGLWKAAAQIVEDGWVVEMEIPWQMLDYPDTTEPMRMGINVDRFQQRTGERSWWCNLGVNEFRENDGHWVDVLPPPRQRELKVLPYLVGGYSDKETTNKAYTARAGADLRYEVTPQLRLIGTANPDFDNIEQAVEGIDFSYGERYVPDRRPFFSEGGNVYNVGQLFYSRRIEDMDSGLKLFGKLGKNTSVGTLGTYHKNNQNFILSASQSLTATSKIGAAFLSHHKQGNSSNNVGSVSGNARRGRFSAFGDLTQSWTEASDGRTGGIGLSYNGRLIQATSRAFFVDPDFVNNLGYHPFTGYRGVNLTTMFKNEWREGVVRSLTLFAHTDVANTYQGEVFSRDIRLSSQLLTHNDYSLSVFWNGGQFKEFSDSLFSISLGARATDRFNNFSVSYDWGEQAGERFYSISGNLNLRAYGFTAGLTSQIQWHFERRYQQILTLTYDFSPALSLGSRLIWQVDSTNIYFALRRSGYAGTDFFIILGDPNALEFKQRLVAKVIRAF